The stretch of DNA tgctgtgccCGGGAATTCGGCTCTGCATGACCTGTCCCAcccctgctctccttcccagtCCAGGCCACAGCTGGACTCTGGTCATCCCCTCAGGGTTCCCAGTTCCCCTTTGCGTGGTTCCTCCTGGAGATGTCGGAGAGCCCCAACAGGCACCTCAGTCATCCCCAGGTGCCACCATCCTGgatccatccctgcccaccattcccaggctgggaagcagctggggcACCATCCatggctgggaagcagctccatgCCTGTCACCTTTCCCAGACTGGGAAACAGCTGCCCCCCTACACCCTACTGGGGCTCCCAGTTCCCCTTTCCGTGGCTCCTCCCCGGGACTGCATCCGGAGCTTGAGCCGGCTCCTCGCTCGCCCACAGGTGCCACCACCGCTCCACGGCCATGCTGGACGtgcccttcctgcccttctGCGCCTTCCTGGGAACGCTGGGATTGCTCTGCGTGGCCATGGTGGGCACCTGGTGCCAGCACTGGCGCGGGGGCTTTTCCCTGGACGGCAGCTCCCGGACATTCAACTGGCACCCGGTGCTGATGGTGACGGGATTGGGTGGTGCTCTACGGCGCAGGTGAGCTCAGGGAGCGTGGGGATCCCGGCACGGCTCCTTCctcaccttttttcccccccccacaGCCGCCCTGGTTTACCGCATTCCCAACACCTGGAGCGGCCCCAAGCTTCCCTGGAAGGTGCTGCACGGCAGCTTGGCTTTGGGAGCGTTCATCCTGACCGTGCTGGGGCTGGCGGCCGTGTTCTGCTTCCATAATTCCCAAGGGACGCCCAACATGTACTCGCTGCacagctggatggggctgggaacTGTCTTGCTCTTCTCCTGCCAGGTGGGAGAGCCTCCGTAGATCCCCCAAACCCTCCGGCATCCCGAGTTTTCCAGCCTCACCTTCTCTTCCTGCAGTGGGCGGCGGGTTTTGGAGcattcctgcttccctgggctcctgcctggctccgGGCACTCTACAAGCCCATCCATGTTTTCTTCGGCTCCACCATCCTCTTGTTGTCCGTGGCTTCCTGTGCGTCAGGAATCAACGAGAAGCTTTTCTTCAGCCTGTGAGAGTCGGGGGGGGGCTCGGGAAGATTCCCCACAGGGAAAGGGGGGCTCGGCATGGGGATTTGGGCTGGATT from Corvus cornix cornix isolate S_Up_H32 chromosome 5, ASM73873v5, whole genome shotgun sequence encodes:
- the LOC104684127 gene encoding LOW QUALITY PROTEIN: cytochrome b ascorbate-dependent protein 3 (The sequence of the model RefSeq protein was modified relative to this genomic sequence to represent the inferred CDS: deleted 1 base in 1 codon), whose translation is MAAPNEEEGAEGPRCHHRSTAMLDVPFLPFCAFLGTLGLLCVAMVGTWCQHWRGGFSLDGSSRTFNWHPVLMVTGLVVLYGAAALVYRIPNTWSGPKLPWKVLHGSLALGAFILTVLGLAAVFCFHNSQGTPNMYSLHSWMGLGTVLLFSCQWAAGFGAFLLPWAPAWLRALYKPIHVFFGSTILLLSVASCASGINEKLFFSLKNGTTAYKLLPAEAVFANTLGLLILIFGVLVVAALARPSWKRPDSDSPDSRQPLLSSER